A genomic segment from Vicia villosa cultivar HV-30 ecotype Madison, WI unplaced genomic scaffold, Vvil1.0 ctg.000402F_1_1, whole genome shotgun sequence encodes:
- the LOC131627797 gene encoding F-box/kelch-repeat protein At3g23880-like: MALSPKFFPNDLVSEILSALPVKSILRFRCVSKYYDNLVSDPNFVKLHLKRSAARNPQFILQADHYLHIPGESPYGSDDEYDVDEAFIPYSLCSLIDNPSFALEIDPYYLVKNFNYRLIGSCNGLICLEGNSITPEYYECWFRLWNPATKTTSPKFGFLRLFLNTLADDGYYQFNSGFDDSTGTYKVVASRYSKRELKSNVRILTFRDSVWRDIGSFPVDPLNLDLISGSGVYLKSTINWFAIQNNLRYNYKDITAEQCFITSLDLRTETCNKYLLPRDFKEVPPSEPTVRVLGGYLCFSYHNEEPYFVIWKMEKFGAEDSWAQFFKISYHNLQIDYDFSDKYLKYYYQWKPLFLSKDGDSLIITSGIKSEEIIYSWRDNRVEQIEIDASRTVNDDTTMYNASCTDEDYFESLVSVL, from the coding sequence ATGGCTCTATCACCTAAGTTTTTCCCCAACGATCTAGTTAGCGAGATCTTATCCGCTCTTCCCGTGAAATCTATTCTGCGATTCAGATGCGTTAGCAAGTATTACGATAATCTCGTTTCCGATCCCAATTTTGTAAAACTTCATCTCAAGAGATCAGCAGCACGAAATCCGCAATTCATACTACAGGCCGATCACTACCTACATATCCCAGGTGAGTCCCCCTATGGCAGTGACGATGAATATGACGTTGATGAAGCTTTCATTCCCTATTCTTTATGCAGTTTAATCGATAATCCCTCTTTTGCCCTTGAAATTGATCCTTATTACTTGGTGAAAAACTTCAATTACCGTTTAATTGGTTCGTGCAATGGATTGATATGTTTAGAGGGTAACTCCATCACCCCCGAGTATTATGAGTGTTGGTTTCGATTATGGAACCCAGCCACCAAGACAACGTCTCCAAAATTCGGATTCTTACGCTTATTTCTCAATACTCTCGCTGATGATGGCTATTACCAATTCAACTCCGGTTTTGATGATTCTACAGGAACTTATAAGGTAGTGGCCTCACGTTATAGTAAACGTGAACTAAAAAGTAATGTCAGAATTCTAACTTTTCGTGATTCTGTTTGGAGAGATATTGGAAGTTTTCctgttgatcctttgaatttgGACTTAATTTCGGGATCTGGTGTGTATCTCAAAAGCACTATTAACTGGTTTGCTATTCAAAATAATCTTCGGTATAATTATAAGGATATTACCGCTGAACAATGTTTTATCACTTCGCTTGATTTGAGAACGGAGACTTGCAATAAGTATTTATTGCCTCGtgatttcaaagaggttcctccTTCAGAGCCAACTGTTAGGGTGTTAGGGGGTTATCTTTGTTTTTCTTATCATAACGAGGAACCTTATTTTGTTATATGGAAGATGGAAAAATTTGGAGCCGAAGATTCTTGGGCTCAATTCTTTAAAATTAGTTATCACAATCTTCAAATCGATTATGACTTTAGTGACAAGTATCTAAAATATTATTATCAATGGAAGCCGTTATTCCTTTCTAAAGACGGTGATTCATTGATAATAACAAGCGGTATAAAATCTGAAGAGATTATTTATAGTTGGAGAGATAATAGAGTGGAGCAAATAGAAATTGATGCAAGTAGAACAGTTAATGATGATACAACTATGTACAATGCCAGTTGCACAGACGAGGACTATTTTGAAAGCTTAGTTTCAGTTTTATGA